The bacterium DNA window CTCCGGCAGTGAACGATATTTCTCCTTGCGCAAATACTCTCTGTGCCTCGGCAAATTTTACCTGCGCCGTAGTGGTTGCTATTCCTGTGGTTGAGCTTCCTAATTTACGTGCAACTTCGGCAAGTTTATTTTGAGCCGCATTCTTTTTTCCTTCCGCCGCCTCGCGAGTTATCGATGGAGTCGATGATGCGTTCATCATTACTGTTGTAGTGCCCATTAAGAGAGCTTTCATTGCCATGCGATTTCCATCTTCGTCGTCATCGTCATCTTCAGATTCCATTTTTGCAAGAACAACGCCGAGAGCATCAATAGAGCGCACTGAACCCGTGTTGTGTTCTTTTTCTTTCTCTTTCTTTGCTTTTGCGAGCACGGCACTGTGTGCGCTTAACACAGAACTAAGATCAACTTTTATTTCAGATGCTCCGTCTTCATCATGAGATTTGAGAGTTGCAAGTTTTGCCCGCGCATCCTTGATACGATTCTCAAGATTCGTAGCCACACTCGCTTCTGTATCAGCATCGAGCGTGCCTCGTACCGCAAGTTTCCCCGCCTCTTCAAGCCTGCGATTCGCAAGTTCTACGGCAAGTTCTGCTTTTAATTTATCTGAAAACGCAACCGCAACGCGCGCATTTTCGTTTACATACACCTTCACCGGATATAGTGCATCTCCAGGAATTGTATTCTCGGCTGCAAACGAAACGCTTCCTCCCATCACCAACGCAATAATAAGTCCTATGATCATAGCTTTATATGTTAAAAACTTTATTTTAATAATATCCCGACTTGGTTTAATGTAAAGACGTGAATTTTCTATATCTCTTACCGGATGAGCTTCCATGAACTGAGCAAGGGTGCGACGCATTGAATCACGCTCACGTGTTGTGAATTTTACATTACGCACAATATTGATCCACGGTGATTTTTTGTTGTTCATACTGTTTCTTCAATACCTAAATTCTTTCTCAATATCTTAAGTCCGCGATGAATCCGCACCGAGATCGCATTTTCAGACTCGCCGACCAGTTCCGCAACTTCTTTCACAGGAAGCTCGTCTATATAGCGAAGAAGAAGCACCTCGCGATAATTATCCGGCAATTCATGCATTGCTTTCGTCACAATCCGTGTGTCGCTTTCGACAAGAATGTGACTGTCGCCCATAACCGGAGGATCAAATCCTTCTTCTTTAAGTGCCTCAAGCGAAAAAGATTTTTTCTTTCTTCCCCGGTATTCATCGATAATGAGATTTCGCAAAACATGGAACACGAGTGCTCTCATATTGCGCACTTCATTTCCTTCTGCAATGTATTCCCATACTTTCATGAATGTTTCTTGAGTGAGATCTTTGGCACGTTCTGAATCAGATATACGAAAGGTGCAGTGTTGGAGCACTGAATTTGAAAACTCATCGTATGCGGCAAGAAATTGTTCTTGC harbors:
- a CDS encoding DUF5667 domain-containing protein, whose protein sequence is MNNKKSPWINIVRNVKFTTRERDSMRRTLAQFMEAHPVRDIENSRLYIKPSRDIIKIKFLTYKAMIIGLIIALVMGGSVSFAAENTIPGDALYPVKVYVNENARVAVAFSDKLKAELAVELANRRLEEAGKLAVRGTLDADTEASVATNLENRIKDARAKLATLKSHDEDGASEIKVDLSSVLSAHSAVLAKAKKEKEKEHNTGSVRSIDALGVVLAKMESEDDDDDEDGNRMAMKALLMGTTTVMMNASSTPSITREAAEGKKNAAQNKLAEVARKLGSSTTGIATTTAQVKFAEAQRVFAQGEISFTAGVYADAFYAFKQTMQLAQQAKRLADLEEEFTGEFSVNLHESDDEDEDNSTTTSDRKGDNKDNERNEKENSSGVNSGMRANGGMGDDGDSHSRDEEIKTEIKTESRVDGGVRGKIEIKSNINLGL
- a CDS encoding RNA polymerase sigma factor — translated: MPKQLRPQEQFLAAYDEFSNSVLQHCTFRISDSERAKDLTQETFMKVWEYIAEGNEVRNMRALVFHVLRNLIIDEYRGRKKKSFSLEALKEEGFDPPVMGDSHILVESDTRIVTKAMHELPDNYREVLLLRYIDELPVKEVAELVGESENAISVRIHRGLKILRKNLGIEETV